The nucleotide sequence CTGTTCGATGGTGTACCAGACTTTTTCTTTCCGGGCCAGGGCCGCCGTGATTTCCTCGTAGATCGGGTCGAACAGATCCTTGCTCTGCCGCACGCAGTACTCCCCGCCCTCGTAGCCCCAGCTCAGGCCCACCAGCACACAGCCCAGCGTGTCCTTGATCCAGTTGCCCTTGTGGATGTAGATATACTCGAAGCCCGGCACATTTAACAGCCAGGGGTAGGTACGCTTGAAGGTCGGCGATTCGCGCAGCCCGATCCGGTAGCGGCCGGTGGGGATGGCCGTCTGCCCGTGGACTTTTGTCGTCATAAGCTCAGCCAGCGGCATGTCGGAGGTCAGGTCGCGGTCCTTGTCTTCCACGACGTAGCCGCGCCGGACTCCATCAATGTACAGGATCGACAGGGTACTGTTCTTCCCCCGCTTGACGCGTTTTTGCAGGATTTCCATGTTTGTCTTTGAATGCCAGGTAGATAAAAAGGGCCAGTGAGGCATGGAGGGCCAGGAGTGTGGCCAGAAGCCAACCCATCAGCTGACGCGGTCGAGCTTCTGGCTCAGCGTGTCGAACTTGCTGCCCAGCGAGTCCATGTGGTGGCGGATCTCGGTGATGTTGTCGCCCAT is from Salmonirosea aquatica and encodes:
- a CDS encoding DUF5675 family protein; this encodes MEILQKRVKRGKNSTLSILYIDGVRRGYVVEDKDRDLTSDMPLAELMTTKVHGQTAIPTGRYRIGLRESPTFKRTYPWLLNVPGFEYIYIHKGNWIKDTLGCVLVGLSWGYEGGEYCVRQSKDLFDPIYEEITAALARKEKVWYTIEQAYEDSAGKLLV